The DNA segment ATGATGGAAACTTAGAAACATCTATTTTTGTTTGCTTAAAGCAAATACTTTTACTGCATCTATCAATCACATTGCACATTGGATTATCCCAAATTCACATTTTATTGAACTGGTTGATACAACTGAGTTTGCTACATAAAAAACACACAATACTCCCTGGATACAACAATCTAAACCCTTCGTGTGTGTTTGTAGAGGAGAGCTGACCTCATTACTCATTCAGATTTAGCTTTAGGTTTCTCTTGTTGTTCTTCGGTCAGAGGCTTGAACACAACATTGAAGAACCAAACAGCGAGCAAGGTAGCCTTGACAGGTCCAAGCCAATACACAAGTAAATGCTCTTGTGTTATATGTTCACCGCGTGCATAAGCCCATCCCATCACCTGCAAAGGTTTCAACACAAGACACTTAAAACATCGGTTCAAATCACAAAGAGTCTTTTTGTAATGGGAGATACATACAGCTGCTGGGTTCATGCATCCACCGGTTAAATCAGCTCCAAGAACATGGAGAGTCAACTTAGCAATACTACCAATCCAAGTCTTCATGAAGAAACTTCCTGGGATCTTTCTTGTAAGTCCCAATGAGAGCATTACTATGAAAAAGGTTAGTATCCCTTCCGTTAAAGCGCCGTGATGTATTGCTACGTTTAGTTTTGGTCCTTTTCCTATCTCAGGGAAAACGTGAATGATATGTTTAACCGCAAGGATTGATCCTAACACCTGCAATAACAAAACAATCTTATCAGCTTTATTACAAAACACAATGtcaaaacataaagcaaaaaaaatctcCAAGATGAAGTCTTTTATTAAGCATATTAGATCATAAATGATCTGACATTCTGAGAAGAACCCGGTAACTACTTTGACATTCTTACAGCAACACAGAAGCTCTACTCCCAACAAGTTATCAACTTTATTACACAACACAATGTGAAGACATGCACAGCAAAACAAGATCTCCAAGATGAAGTCTTTATGGAAGAACCCAATAGCTACTTTGACATTCTAACAGCAACAACAAGTTATCAACCTTATTACACAACACAAAGTGAAAACATGCAGCAAAAGATCTCCAAGATAGAGTCTTTATGAAACATTAGAACAAAGATCAACACACAAGCCCCACTTTCATCGAGGAGGATCGTTGTCACTGAGTTAAAAACAGAGACTTTATAATTCCacatctagaaaaaaaaaagtcaacgaAGCAAACCTCAACGGGGATGCGAACCACGACGGAGAAGATGAAGCTGCTGAAGCCACCGGAGACACCAGAAGCCAAAGCGGTCAAAGGGTTGTAAAGTCCACCTTTGGTGAGTTTCTGAAGGAAAGCGAAGACGAACATGGAGATGACGGAGAAGAGATAACGGACGATATCTCCGGTTGTATCTTTCCGGCTGAACCCGAGTACTCCGTGGACTAAGACGTTGACTAGAACTCCTGCCCATATCCACATGAACGACAGAACAAGATCAGAAACCACTAAACTGATTCGACCCATTTTCGACGGAACTCAATTTCTCAGGAAAGGAAGCTTTTTTATGATTGGGTCTTATGAATCTAGCATATGATTGACGCTatagacatttttttttgtgtattggGTGAATGTGGTGGTGACTGGTGACGTGAGTCAGCTTCCGACAATaaaggtttttgttttgtttataaaaagattttttggTATCGGAAAGACGATGACGATGTTTGGTCAATGGCCAATAGACATGAAGTTGAGAGGATAGAGAGAGATAAGTGGCTACGGTTTTACAACTTGGTAACCTGTTAGAGAAAATAATAGTACAGCGTTGGCTGTTTTACCTTTTTCTTGAATTTTCAAATCGAAATTGGGTTAAGGACTTTAGCATATAAGCCGAGCAATATGATTAGCCCATGGATTTTAACAATGGAAATTATCCAAGGCAAAACTGTAGCGTCCGAAGATAAGATGATCCAAAAAGACTGATTGGCTTAGACCGTCAGACTGAACGGGTTGAACAATGATAAAAAGAGCCGGCCAAAGTTGAATGAACTGACTGTAATGGAAGGAGAAATGGATCGATATCCATTAGGATCAGATTGGATGAACCCACGGTCTGAACAAAGTTAGAATCTTATCTGTTTTTGAGCCATTCTAAGCAGGGGCGGATCcaacaaattataaaacatgAGGTACATAATGAAAGAAAGACAAAATGTaaggatatataaatattttacatgggGCACATAATGTAATAACCATATAAATAAGGGCATTTATCtaaattttgaacaaaaatctttctttttaaaaaatgtagaGTGAGGCACGTGCCACACCCTCACCTTACCCGTGTACGCCCCTGATTCTAAACTTGGTCAGTCGATTTTACCGCTTATATTATGGCTAAGTGTTGTTGGATTTCGGAGTGTTCGGACGTCGATTCAGACAATGCGAAATTTTTAGACAGCAATGATCGGATCCAGATTAGTGTTGTTGGATTAAGTAAACCAACTTATTTACTGGAACCTCAGTTTATCTATCTAAatcttatttattatgtttgctTGATTTGTCTGAAATGAACTAAAGCACAAAAATAACTCTAATTCTAGAAAACTTGGAAAATTGCCAAAGTATGATCGAAGAATTTGGTTCTAACTCGTTTTGATGGTACGAAAAAATGGGTCGGGTCCCTTCACAAGCAACGGCTACAAAATGCTAAAAATCGAGGCTAGTCAAAACATGCGAGGCAAAGATGACAGGACAACCTTTTATCATGTGCTGATGTGCAACGCTACAACTAAATCTCTAGCATTACAGATTTTGTTATTCTCTGCAATTCTACACCGAACTTAATAATCTCGAACTCCTCCGTCCATTTCTAAGCTCACGACTCCATCACTGAAACGATCACACGGTAAACTAAACTACAAGTCTTTTGGTTATCGGTTCGATTCAGTTTTTTAGATTTCGGTTATTACTCTCTAGTACCCATATAGGAACTGAGGACAAATCGCTTCGGATCAGTACGTTTAATCTTCGGTTGAATTGATATGAATGTTTGTTTTAAGAGGCAAATGccaaaaagtgaaaaaattgtATCTAATCCGGTTGGATCTTGgttacttttgtatccaaattaTCTATATTAACCGAAAAACTTAgataaattgcaaaaaaaaatccaaagtaCTAAAAATGATTTACAaggatttttcaattttttttgaaaatattgtttaattgaaaataaaaataatgagattcttatatttcaatttttgcatatatttggtttaaacatttttttttgaattttcagaaattataatattttggttatattttaaatctaaaaataactaatatttttaatatgtattacGTTTTGAGTAACCAATAGGTGGTatccaatatattttaaacGTGTTATCCAATTCGGTTCGAGATTGGATAATCTCGGGTTTGGTAAtggtaagattttttttttcttttttggtcatGGGTAAATTGCATTGCATTGCATTGGCGTGTTAGATAaattactactactactactgtagtttaattttcaatttaaattttaagaaaatatattttgtttctttaaaaaaaaattgtttctgaGAGAAAAACTCGGAAATgctaagaaaagaaagaaatgagtttgttcaaaaaaaaaaaaaaagaaagaaatgagtaTTGTTTGTTTTTCTAATCTGAAGGCTTTCAGTAGTTTGAGGAGATGAACGAACGGTTTCTTCTTTGGATGGCATAATTAGTTAAAAGAGGAATTgataagaaaatatgaaatgtCGGAAATAAGTTCTGTTATGAATTTTATGATCTCTTTTGGCCGCTAAGTAGtttcatctctctttctctctctctctagttcttTGTTAGGTTTGGATGATCGTTCAGAAAACCATTCACTCCAAACATGTTGCGAtctcaaagaaaaaataaactctCTATCAATATGATTCAATGACAATGGCTATAGAAATTCACAAGCCTCaagaaaaattatatgttttcttagGGTTTCATGTGTATGTGTacatctaatatgatttgttgttTAGACAAGAAAAAGTATATGTTTTATTAGGGTTTCTTAATTAGGTTTGTTctatgaagaaaaataaaatgagcAAGGAACAAGGCTGTGTTCTAAAAGCTTGGGAGGTGACGGTGAGAAAGACCACCCAACAAGCCAAGAAACGAGCAAACAACATTTTTGGAACCGTATCTGTAGCTCCACAAACAGATGATGAAGCTACTGCGACCGAGGAGAATGATGATGAGACCAGCAATAACAGAAGCAGCATAGGAGAACTCTACAATGCAGAGAGAGTACTTCCTAATGGAGACTACTACACAGGTCAATGGTACGATAGTTTCCCCCACGGACACGGTAAGTATCTATGGACGGATGGTTGTATGTACATTGGTGAATGGTACAACGGGAAGACTATGGGGAAAGGGAAGTTTGGTTGGCCTTCTGGTGCAACGTATGAAGGTGAGTTCAAAAGTGGATACATGGATGGGATTGGCACGTACACAGGTCCTAGTGGAGATACTTATAGAGGTCAATGGGTGATGAACCTGAAACATGGACATGGGATCAAGAGTTACGCAAACGGAGATGTCTATGATGGTGAATGGAGGAGAGGTTTGCAAGAAGCTCAAGGGAAGTATCGTTGGAGAGATGAGAGTTATTACATTGGGGAGTGGAAAAACGGTATGATCTGTGGCAAAGGTACTTTTATTTGGACAGATGGTTGTAGATACGATGGGTTTTGGGATGATGGTTTCCCTAGTGGAAACGGGACGTTCAAGTGGGACGATGGGAGCTTCTACGTTGGTCATTGGTCTCAAGATCCTGAAGAAATGAATGGTACTTATTATCCATCGGGGAACGAAGAGAATCTTGAATGGGATCCTAAAGATGTGTTTAACAATCTGAGTGAGTACAAGATTTGTAGTGGAGAGAGAGTTCCTGTGTTGCCTTCACAGAAGAAGCTCTCTGTGTGGAACTCTTCCAAGCGTATAGAGAAGCCGAGGAGGATCTCTGTTGATGGGAGGGTGAGTGTTGGTTTAGATAGAGCGTTTGAGAAGATGAATATGTGGGGAAGTGAAAGTGGTGAAGGCGCTGCTGATATTGATTCCACCACAAGGAGAGACTTGGATGCTGAGATAATGAGACTTGAGGCTGAAGGATTCATTCAGAGCTTGAAACCTAGCCCTGTGCCTATGAGATTGCCAAGGGCAGGGAAGAAGCAAGGGGAGACAATATCGAAAGGACACCGGAACTACGAACTTATGCTCAATCTACAGCTTGGAATCAGGTAACTATCTTACTCATGACCTCTTTAACATATACAAATGGAACGGtcgttcaaaaagaaaaaaaatggaacgGTCGAGTCCAATCTTTTTTACATTTTGAGAAAGAGATGTAGAAATTAGAGTCtgaaatttaaacaatatataaatttagggcatataatttcaaaatgaaagttaaacatatataattgggttattaacttttaaaattatattatcacttctttaaatatatagttGATATTTTTGAACGAAACTTAGAAATAATTTGAAACGACACTGATCTCACTTTACCTCCTCACCGTTTATGACAACTGAAGCTTTGttgatgtttaataatttagtgGTTTTTGATTAAGCAGACATGCTATTGGGAAACAGGCTCCGGTTGTGTCTCTTGATCTTAAGCATTCAGCTTTTGATCCAAAGGAGAAAGTATGGACAAGATTCCCACCAGAAGGAACCAAATACACACCTCCTCATCAGTCTACTGAATTCAAATGGAAAGACTATTGCGGTATTGCCCATTAGTATTTAGGTGAGAAACCATAACACTAGCCACTACTTTACTTCCCATTGGTCCTTATTCTTACACGTTATCTATCTCCAGGAGTTTGAGGAAACTATTCAAGGTAGACCCGGCTGATTACATGTTATCAATCTGCGGCGATGATGCTCTTAGGGAGCTATCATCGCCTGGTAAAAGTGGAAGCTTCTTTTACCTAACAAATGATGATCGTTACATGATAAAGACAATGAAGAAGTCTGAAACTAAAGTAAGTAAAGTTACCAGGTATGAAGAGTGTGTGGCTGCTACACATACTAACTTCTTTATGGGACTAACATGATGCAGGTGCTTCTAAGAATGCTTGCAGCGTATTACAACCATGTTCGAGCATTTGAGAACACTTTGGTGATTAGATTCTACGGTCTCCACTGTGTGAAGTTGACTGGGACAATCCAAAAGAAGGTAAGAAATGATAACAATGCTCACTTTTTTGTCTTCTTAGTCAAGCAATGGTAACTAAAATATAAGCTATATATTATAGGTTCGGTTCGTTATTATGGGAAACCTATTCTGTTCTGAGTACTCTGTCCACCGACGCTTTGATCTTAAAGGATCTTCTCTTGGCCGTACAACTGATAAACCTGAATCAGAAATCAACTCAAACACAATCTTGAAAGATCTTGATCTGAACTTCATTTTCAGACTACAGAAAGCTTGGTATCAAGAGTTCATCAGGTTAGAGAACCCTCAATCAATCTCCTTCCATTGATTTTTTTCACCACTATATTGTTATGTACAGTGTTCTAAAAGCCAGTCTATGCAGTAACTCGGTCATAAGgaaataatttttctataactatttttttttaaatcggttTAAGGAACGCCTAAGAGCTAATTCCCTATGAAGCGCATAATTACCGCCTAgagatgtttttttaatattggttTTTGACCATTGTGTTTCTTTTTAGACAAGTCGATAAAGACTGCGAGTTTCTAGAACAAGAGAGAATCATGGACTACAGTCTTCTTGTTGGGATTCATTTCAGAGAAGCATCAGTGGCTGGAGAGTTGATACCTTCTGGAGCATGCACGCCTATTGGTTCGCACTCCATAAAACCCTAGCTAATATCATTTCTCTTCTTTAGAATGGATTAACTAAATATGTTTCTTTGAAAACTGAAGGTGAGTTTGAAGATGAATCAGCTCCTCGTCTCTCCAGAGCAGACGTGGATCAGCTTCTATCTGATACTACAAGGTAAAACACAAACTCATAATTAGAAATATGTCTTTTTCTCAGGTTTTGGAGTTGAAGAAATGGATTCATTGTTGTAGGTGGGCTAGTATCAGACTTGGAGGCAACATGCCGGCTCGAGCAGAGAGGACAATGAGAAGGAACAACTGTGAGTTCCAGCTAGTTGGGGAACCAACAGGAGAGTACTACGAAGTTGTCATGATCTTTGGAATCATAGATATTCTACAAGATTACGACATCAGCAAGAAACTGGAACACGCTTATAAGAGTATCCAGTATGATCCTACTTCAATCTCAGCCGTTGATCCGAGGCTGTACTCGAGACGTTTCCGTGATTTCATATTCAAGGTCTTCACTGAAGACGACTGAAACAAAGTCTCCTCTGTTTCTGGCCTTCTTAGATTTTCTTGTAACCCAAGAAATAAAGGTTTAGGTTTATATACTCACACTCACGTTTCTGCAGAATGGCTCTAGTGCCATGCAGGcactactttaaaaaaatataaattgttcTGATTTAATAATAAACGTATGTAACAACAGTTGACATCTATAGCAGTGAATgattattttctctctctctctcttctattGTTTTGTTCGGCTTCCGTTATTTCACGAGTAGTGACTTTTGGAGTTTTCTTTTCAAGAGAAAGATCAACCGAGTAGTCATGACTCTTTACACCTTTAAGTTTAGCTTTACGCAAGTTTGCTCGGCTCTTCTTACCAATTATGTACCATGTATCATTCATGGCTTGGAAAGAAAGAAGAATGAACCAAAAGGCAGGTACGCTCACACAAAATGTGTAATATCTTGGTTTGTAATATAAAGTAAAAGATTACAATATTGATTTGGCTATCATATTACTAACTGCATTTATCTTTTCAGCTATACATCCACAAACAACTTTAGAGTTAATTGTGTTTGAGTTGAAGTAGTGAACGATAGATgacttattaaaaattaatttgtgaTATTTTGTGAGTAAGACCAAAGCACCGAAAAATATTGCATGTGGTGATATTAGATTTAGTAAACAAGATTTCTCAAACCTCCAAAAATTAATGTATCGTCCATCGCACAAGATAGGATCCATGAGCCGAGTGAACGGGGAGGGAGAGCTAGGCTCATTAGCCGTGGACGATTGGAGCGCTACAAGTGATATTAGAGCCAAAATCAGACGAATGTATGGTCATGTGTGGATTCACACTACATGGTGTGTTCCTGAGATACAACGAGGATGTTTAACTCTATGAAAAGGGGTAAATTGTAATATATTAGATTGTGATATAGAgtgaaaagttaaaaaaaattgatatggaTACCTATGTCACTAAAGTGAAATTACTTTTTCTGTCATAGATCCATAAACACTCAAGAGTTAAGTGTATTTGAACTAGAGTAGTAGCAAGATAGGTGTCTTATCGAGACAAAAGtacgaaaaaaaaattcatatggTGATAGCGGGACCAGTAAACAAAATTTTCGAACCTTCGAAAAAAATTCATACCGCTCGTCGTACAAATAGGTTCCACAGACCGAGTGAACATAAATGAGAGACCCGTTAACCTAGGCGGTCTGACTGTTTCtggtataaaataaaaattattaaagctaatgttatattatatattcgaTATGTTaatcataaaaccaaatatATGAACCAAAGAACTAAATATTACTCTTTGTATcattttaagtgatttttaGAGGGGTGTATTTTGCAAttggataaaaaaaatacaaacttttatacaatttatcttggttaaataaaaatatcattaaattaaattaattcaaccaataagaaaaaaatcagtattttgCAATTGGTCACAAAGCTTAAATGGTTTTAATTCTATATAGAATAATGAAAACatcaattattttgaaacaaaatttatttttctaaataccAGTTAAAGTGATACAAAAGGAGTATAAGCAGAAGAATTGGATGTATTGTTATGGATGCTAAATAATTAAATACCATGAATCTCTGAAAACTTGACGGTGCTTTCTACGATGACTGTCGTATAACTTGACATTAGTCGTAATCATCAATCATTATATGTTAATCAAGCAtgtattagttatttattttcacTCGCTCAAATAACTTTTGTAACCGTGGCTGTATGTATGAGAGAAGTTCCTAAAATGTTGGAACTAAAAGAGAAATtaggaaatatttatattattaatggGTAGTTACATACAGATAAATGgcagtttatatatttaaaagtatttatattattagttGGACATAATCTTTATCAATTGGTCATGATCCTGTTTTAGTAgtattgatatataaaaaaacatttatgaatCAAAGGCTTTGATTGAACGTCACAAATGGCGATATATATTTGGTGGAAAACATATTTCCTCTCACTTCAGCTaatattcaaccaatcaggtcAAAACTTTTCAGTTACTTTTCAGCTGGTTACTATttaaatagagtaaaagtgatTATTTTTTCCCTCTTGGTTTTGGTGGAGAAAATGTGTTACATTATTTACTCTATTTATTGTTACTTTCagttctattttatttattactctcaTTTATTCTTATCAGTAACAATCACGAGCAGCAGACCTACCTCCTGCAGTAAAAGGTTTTGCCAGacaaaatatatctatatatactatattaaaagaaGGATATAACCTCCTCTTAGAGtgtccacgtaagcacaaaaaatcgtccaatcagaGAATCTgaagttgccacgtcatcttatttattttttcgtaaaaaataaaaaaacaatgcaaaaaAAATGATCGAACTcgggttagtatgacataaatataggacatataccactaagccattgaaacttttttggacatatatacaagaatcactaaatatgtaatcacaaacttttatgtacatttacaataatatggattgaactttcaagactctgatactttgttttgtaaaaaaaataagtaagtgaataagctaatatatatatatatattatattaaaaagaggATATAACCTTCTCTTAGAGtgtccacgtaagcacaaaaaatcgtccaatcagaGAATCTgaagttgccacgtcatcttatttattttttcgtaaaaaataaaaaaacaatgcaaaaaaaaaatgatcgaacccgggttagtatgacataaatataagacagataccactaagccattgaaacttttttggacacatatacaagaatcactaaatatgtaatcacaaactcttatgtacatttacaataatatggattcaactttcaagactctgatactttgttttgtaaaaaaaaataagtaagtgaataagctaatatattctttgaaagtgttagaacattgacaaatatgaaaaacatagatttttgttttcgtgacaaagttaagaattttgtaaaagtaagtttaacatataaattttcgtaacaaatatgaaaaagcatagatttttgtacaattttgacaaaacagctcaaaacatagttctctaatgttttaataaaatattatctaagggtgcaataattaaatatatcaattcaataaattttataatttatagacagaccaataacacaacaaattttgaaacatttgtttaacctatcgatttcttttcatgagaatccaactaaacaaaataaaaaaacaattagatttatttagttaccattttattcaattttgattaatttcaaattgtaataatgtatctttttgaagttacaaaaaaaataatgttttttctttattacactagcattatatatagattccatatacacaaataaatataatataacaacat comes from the Brassica napus cultivar Da-Ae chromosome A7, Da-Ae, whole genome shotgun sequence genome and includes:
- the LOC106445908 gene encoding probable aquaporin SIP2-1; the protein is MGRISLVVSDLVLSFMWIWAGVLVNVLVHGVLGFSRKDTTGDIVRYLFSVISMFVFAFLQKLTKGGLYNPLTALASGVSGGFSSFIFSVVVRIPVEVLGSILAVKHIIHVFPEIGKGPKLNVAIHHGALTEGILTFFIVMLSLGLTRKIPGSFFMKTWIGSIAKLTLHVLGADLTGGCMNPAAVMGWAYARGEHITQEHLLVYWLGPVKATLLAVWFFNVVFKPLTEEQQEKPKAKSE